Sequence from the Agrococcus sp. SL85 genome:
CGCGAGCGCGACGTTGACGACGCGGTCCTCGTAGCGCTCGAGGTAGCGCTTCCCGTCGAAGGTCTTCAGCGTGTACGACGTGTAGTACTTGAAGGCGCCGAGGAACGTGGGGAAGCGGAACTTGTAGCCGTAGGCGCGCTTCATGAGCGACTTGATGAACTCGAACGAGTACTGCTCGAGCACCTCGCCCTCGTAGTACTCGTTCTCGACGAGGTAGTCGAGCTTCTCCTTGAGGGAGTGGAAGAAGACCGTGTTCTGGTTGACGTGCTGCAGGAAGTACTGGTTGGCAGCCTCGCGGTCCTTGTCGAACTGGATCTCGCCGTTCGGGCCGTAGAGGTTGAGCATCGCGTTCAGCGAGTGGAAGTCCATCGCCGAGGCCTTGCCCGTGGTCATCTCTGGCGTCACTGTCGCCATAGTGCGTCCAATCGCTCGTTGACGACGCGCACGTCGTCAGGGGTTCCGAAGATCTCGACCCGGTGGAGGTGCGGCACCTCGCACTTGCGGGCGATGATGTCGCCCGCGATGCAGAAGCCCGCGCCGAAGTTGGTGTTGCCCGTGCTCACGACGCCGCGCAGGTGCTTGCGGTTCTGCTCGTCGTTGAGGAACCGGATCACCTGCTTGGGCACCGCGCCCTTGCCGTCGCCGCCCCCGTAGGTGGGGACGATCAGCACGTAGGGCTCGTGCTGCTCGAGCGGCGGCTCGGTGGCGTGGAGGGGGATGCGCGTGGCCGGGCGGCCGAGCTTCTCGACGAAGCGCGCGGTGTTGCCCGACACGCTCGAGAAGTAGACCACCGATGCCACGGCTTCCCCCGACGCCGTCACGCCTCGGCTCAGGCCGCGACGATCGCCTTGATGCGGTCGGGCTGGAAGCCCGACCAGTGGTCGGCGTCGGCGATGACGACCGGGGCCTGCATGTAGCCGAGGTCCTTGACGGTCTGGAGCGCCTTGTCGTCGGCGGTGACGTCGAAGATCTCGTACTCGATGCCCTGCGCGTCGAGCGCGCGGGTGGTCATCGTGCACTGGACGCAGGCCGGCTTGGAGTAGACGGTGACGGTCATGAGCGGCGCTCCCTCGTGATCTGGGCGGTGCTGGTGCTGGGTGCTGGA
This genomic interval carries:
- the nrdI gene encoding class Ib ribonucleoside-diphosphate reductase assembly flavoprotein NrdI, with amino-acid sequence MASVVYFSSVSGNTARFVEKLGRPATRIPLHATEPPLEQHEPYVLIVPTYGGGDGKGAVPKQVIRFLNDEQNRKHLRGVVSTGNTNFGAGFCIAGDIIARKCEVPHLHRVEIFGTPDDVRVVNERLDALWRQ
- the nrdH gene encoding glutaredoxin-like protein NrdH, translated to MTVTVYSKPACVQCTMTTRALDAQGIEYEIFDVTADDKALQTVKDLGYMQAPVVIADADHWSGFQPDRIKAIVAA